The Haloprofundus salinisoli genome includes a region encoding these proteins:
- a CDS encoding ABC transporter ATP-binding protein yields MDTDDPFEEVRERSGSGNPMWRVFVEYGRGERFQFLLGGVASVFARAAGLIPPLVLGLAIDALFFDVREFQLPLVPQAWVPPGTWGQFWLTATLLAGAFLVGALLNWVNNWSWNHFAQHIQHELRIATYDTMQTLELEFFDSKQTGEIMSILNNDVNQLENFLTSNFNAAIRILVMVGGTGVIMFFINWQLALVSFVVIPILGGLSYWFVSTIHPKYRSVRSAVGSLNSRLENNLGGIEVIKAYNTERFETGRVETASRDYLEANWDAIATRIKFFPAMEFVTGLGFVLTFTAGGLWVLFPEQVPFQTALTPGVVVMFLMYSQRFMWPMRQMGQIINSYQYAVAAGERIFGLIDEPNVVAERKDAVELETVDGRVKYDSVDFRYESGGGLVLDDVNFTVEPGEMVGLVGTTGSGKTTLLKLLMRFYDVTDGAIRVDGTDVRDVTLTSLRQKISYVGQESFLFYGTVRENIAYGNPTISDASIRDAAKLAGAHEFIKALPDGYDTMVGERGVKLSGGQRQRVSIARAILTDPEILVLDEATSHVDNETEIVIQAGLEKLTENRTTFAIAHHLSTVRDADQILVLDNGELVEQGTHEELLAEDGRYANLWRVQVGELEMLPEEFIEKQFNDRAESRTDD; encoded by the coding sequence ATGGATACTGACGACCCGTTCGAGGAGGTGCGAGAGAGGAGCGGTAGCGGAAATCCGATGTGGCGCGTGTTCGTTGAGTACGGTCGTGGCGAACGCTTTCAATTTCTGCTCGGAGGCGTTGCAAGTGTGTTTGCCCGGGCAGCCGGATTGATACCACCGCTCGTTCTCGGCCTCGCTATTGACGCGCTATTTTTTGATGTCCGGGAGTTCCAACTTCCACTGGTTCCACAGGCGTGGGTTCCACCCGGTACGTGGGGACAGTTCTGGCTCACCGCAACACTGCTTGCAGGGGCGTTTCTCGTTGGTGCGCTTCTCAACTGGGTCAACAACTGGTCGTGGAACCACTTCGCTCAACACATCCAACACGAGCTTCGTATCGCAACATACGACACGATGCAGACACTTGAACTGGAATTCTTCGATAGCAAGCAGACAGGCGAGATAATGAGCATCCTCAACAACGATGTCAACCAGCTAGAGAACTTTCTCACCTCGAATTTCAATGCAGCAATTCGAATTTTGGTGATGGTCGGCGGGACTGGAGTTATCATGTTTTTCATAAATTGGCAGCTCGCTCTCGTTTCGTTTGTAGTCATTCCCATACTTGGAGGGCTAAGTTACTGGTTCGTCTCTACAATTCACCCGAAATATCGAAGCGTGCGGTCGGCTGTTGGCTCCCTCAACTCGCGACTAGAGAACAACCTCGGCGGCATCGAAGTCATCAAAGCGTACAACACCGAACGCTTCGAGACTGGCCGCGTCGAAACGGCGTCACGTGACTACCTCGAAGCGAACTGGGATGCGATTGCGACGCGCATCAAATTCTTCCCCGCAATGGAGTTCGTCACCGGACTCGGATTCGTGCTCACCTTCACCGCTGGTGGTCTCTGGGTACTGTTCCCTGAACAAGTGCCATTCCAAACCGCGCTCACACCTGGCGTAGTCGTGATGTTTCTCATGTACAGCCAGCGGTTCATGTGGCCGATGCGTCAAATGGGACAGATCATCAATAGCTATCAGTACGCAGTGGCGGCAGGCGAACGTATCTTTGGACTCATCGACGAACCGAATGTGGTTGCCGAGCGTAAGGATGCTGTCGAACTCGAGACTGTGGATGGACGAGTCAAATACGACAGCGTCGACTTCCGATACGAATCCGGTGGCGGTCTCGTCTTAGACGACGTGAACTTCACCGTCGAGCCCGGCGAAATGGTTGGTCTCGTCGGGACGACTGGATCCGGTAAGACGACGCTGCTCAAACTACTGATGCGCTTTTACGACGTGACCGACGGTGCAATTCGTGTCGACGGAACAGATGTGCGGGACGTGACGCTTACAAGCCTCCGGCAAAAAATCAGCTACGTGGGCCAAGAGTCGTTTCTCTTCTACGGGACAGTTAGGGAGAACATTGCCTATGGGAACCCGACCATTTCGGATGCGAGCATTAGAGACGCAGCCAAGCTCGCAGGCGCACACGAGTTCATCAAGGCGCTGCCTGATGGCTACGATACAATGGTCGGCGAGCGTGGCGTCAAGCTCTCAGGGGGACAGCGACAGCGTGTGAGTATTGCACGAGCAATCCTCACCGACCCAGAGATACTCGTCCTTGACGAAGCAACGAGCCACGTTGACAACGAAACCGAAATCGTCATCCAAGCAGGACTGGAGAAACTCACCGAAAATCGGACGACGTTCGCCATCGCACATCACCTCTCGACCGTCCGTGACGCAGACCAGATTCTCGTCCTTGACAATGGAGAACTCGTCGAACAGGGAACCCATGAGGAACTACTTGCCGAAGACGGGCGGTACGCTAATCTCTGGCGAGTACAAGTTGGCGAATTGGAGATGCTTCCAGAGGAGTTTATTGAAAAGCAATTCAACGACAGAGCCGAATCCCGGACTGATGACTAA
- a CDS encoding Gfo/Idh/MocA family protein — protein MVNIGLLGLDTSHSEGFAEIISNHEDANVSAVWDGGDVRSNEYCREFGEKYNAPVYDDPDELLDVVDAAMVLTVNWDTHRELATPFLETGVATMVDKPVAGCTRDIRGLKDAVSDTAFFGGSAVPYHPTLTEKVAQSSGKSLYCVGYGDPFYYGVHLVDTVCQLAGTDWVSVTPAEDPGQTVDILFEDDTYATLRLDGPKHEETFIVLDTEGAQTTLVGSTKADLESMYQRYVDTFLESVKGTHDASHRVLNSASLLLAVHAALEHSRPITPQSTVLDDHHVNGDAFLSEYQPYY, from the coding sequence ATGGTCAATATTGGTCTCCTCGGACTAGACACAAGTCACTCTGAGGGCTTCGCAGAGATCATCTCGAATCACGAAGACGCGAATGTCTCTGCGGTTTGGGACGGTGGCGATGTTCGGAGCAACGAATATTGCAGAGAATTCGGTGAAAAGTATAATGCGCCTGTTTACGACGACCCCGACGAGTTGCTGGACGTTGTAGACGCTGCGATGGTACTCACGGTCAATTGGGATACTCATAGAGAACTTGCGACACCTTTCCTCGAGACTGGTGTGGCGACAATGGTTGACAAGCCAGTGGCTGGTTGTACCCGCGATATCAGGGGACTCAAAGACGCCGTGAGTGATACTGCATTTTTCGGCGGTTCCGCCGTTCCCTATCATCCGACGTTGACGGAGAAAGTCGCACAATCAAGCGGAAAATCGCTATACTGTGTCGGCTACGGCGACCCATTCTATTACGGCGTTCACCTCGTTGATACTGTTTGCCAACTTGCGGGTACTGACTGGGTATCGGTCACGCCGGCAGAAGACCCCGGCCAAACCGTTGACATTCTCTTCGAGGACGACACGTATGCGACGCTCCGTCTCGACGGACCGAAACACGAGGAGACGTTCATCGTATTGGATACAGAGGGTGCACAGACTACGCTTGTGGGCAGCACCAAAGCCGATCTCGAATCAATGTACCAACGATACGTAGATACGTTCCTTGAATCGGTGAAAGGAACACATGATGCAAGCCACCGCGTGCTAAATTCGGCGTCGCTTCTGCTCGCCGTCCACGCGGCTCTCGAACACTCACGGCCGATTACGCCCCAAAGTACTGTTCTTGACGACCATCACGTCAATGGAGATGCATTCCTCTCGGAGTATCAGCCGTATTACTGA
- a CDS encoding sulfatase translates to MRILVIDIDSLRPDHLGCYGYDRATSPIIDSIAEDGVRFERCYASDTPCLPSRTALATCRFGLKTGVVTHYGEGQRYDEPGNGHDPDAARLPSFRHLAENGVYTASVSSFSQRHMAHHFSASFQEAIQPTANAGTMAIEDCSDVTPVAEQWLDQHAEDENWLLHVNYWDVHHPYLGIDPFLELVRDSGSAAQWPDAEAIAEQRGMTGVRCADLWPAPAQYGPDWADDYDWRMPEQVTSRADVEQFVDGYDASIRRVDAEVAKLLAALERHGIREETAVVITADHGEAFGEHGIYAEHAFPHPPCQQVPLVVSWPGVRDESETESVDSLVYQFDLMPTICELTNTPVPVEWDARAFTPALYGKQFAEREYIVSGHGIYTFGRAVYTDRWMYVRLLHPGVFTYPGLYNDPTMANQGLELLHDLETDPYMEHNLVESHPKRTEHLRQILDRWIAEHLSDGWREQRPDRSRGQDTLARMCATGPYLYVDPDALSDLYADLDRTERQREALQRTIDTFGVKLQGLPQL, encoded by the coding sequence ATGCGAATCCTCGTTATCGATATTGACTCGCTTAGACCCGACCACCTGGGGTGTTATGGTTACGACCGTGCTACCTCACCGATAATAGATAGCATCGCAGAAGACGGTGTCCGCTTCGAGCGCTGTTATGCTTCGGACACCCCTTGTCTCCCGAGCCGAACCGCGCTAGCGACCTGCAGATTCGGGCTGAAAACAGGCGTCGTAACACATTACGGCGAGGGACAGCGCTACGACGAACCTGGGAACGGTCACGATCCTGACGCCGCTAGACTTCCATCATTTCGACATCTCGCCGAGAACGGAGTCTACACTGCATCCGTGAGCAGTTTCTCACAGCGACACATGGCACATCACTTTAGCGCCTCGTTTCAGGAGGCAATCCAACCCACCGCAAACGCGGGGACTATGGCCATTGAGGACTGCTCGGATGTGACACCAGTCGCCGAACAGTGGCTCGATCAACATGCCGAAGACGAAAATTGGCTCCTCCACGTGAATTATTGGGACGTCCATCATCCCTACCTCGGTATTGATCCGTTCCTCGAGTTAGTGCGTGACTCCGGATCAGCAGCCCAGTGGCCAGATGCGGAGGCGATTGCCGAACAGCGTGGAATGACTGGCGTCAGATGTGCAGACCTCTGGCCCGCGCCGGCACAGTACGGACCCGATTGGGCAGACGACTATGATTGGCGAATGCCCGAGCAGGTTACGAGTCGGGCCGACGTCGAACAGTTCGTCGACGGATACGACGCAAGCATTCGGCGAGTCGATGCAGAGGTGGCGAAGCTATTAGCTGCGCTCGAACGCCATGGTATCAGAGAAGAAACTGCAGTTGTCATTACTGCTGACCACGGAGAAGCGTTCGGTGAACACGGCATCTACGCCGAACACGCGTTTCCACATCCGCCATGTCAGCAGGTTCCGCTTGTCGTCTCGTGGCCGGGTGTAAGAGACGAATCGGAAACGGAGAGTGTCGACTCATTGGTTTACCAATTCGATTTGATGCCGACGATTTGTGAACTCACGAATACTCCAGTCCCGGTAGAGTGGGACGCACGAGCGTTCACACCGGCATTGTACGGCAAGCAGTTCGCAGAGCGAGAATACATTGTCTCGGGCCACGGTATCTACACGTTCGGTCGAGCAGTATACACTGATCGATGGATGTACGTTCGACTGCTTCACCCTGGTGTGTTCACTTATCCTGGGCTCTACAACGACCCCACGATGGCGAATCAGGGACTTGAATTACTCCATGATTTGGAAACTGACCCTTACATGGAACATAATCTAGTAGAGTCACATCCAAAGCGAACGGAACACCTCCGCCAGATACTTGATCGGTGGATTGCTGAACATCTTTCCGATGGGTGGCGAGAACAGCGGCCTGATCGGAGCCGTGGACAAGATACGCTTGCACGAATGTGTGCTACCGGTCCGTACCTGTATGTTGATCCGGATGCACTCTCAGACCTCTATGCTGACTTAGATCGAACGGAGAGGCAACGTGAGGCTCTTCAGCGCACAATCGATACTTTTGGCGTGAAACTCCAGGGGCTACCACAGCTATAG
- a CDS encoding class I SAM-dependent methyltransferase — translation MKTGDRTHKKATEMKDDTQSADYGSITEGQRETWSSGDFNEIARQNVVMAEALCEAVDPHPGQRVLDVACGSGTAALVAERRYCDVTGLDYVPGLIERAKTRAQANGQEIDFQIGDAQAMPFPDNSFDAVLSVYGIQFAPNQEQAARELLRVCKPGGKIGLAGPIPGGWSGDWFAAHARYVPPPPNVPSPLRWGTNDGLDELLSARTRSIESNRRTVLQYYRSIDHAVDVFSTYFGPTVQALKMLDSDAQERLRTDLGEVFDRYNRATDGTAIVENQYLQTVVIPV, via the coding sequence GTGAAAACCGGCGACAGAACCCACAAGAAGGCAACCGAGATGAAGGATGATACCCAGTCAGCTGATTACGGCAGCATTACGGAAGGCCAACGAGAGACGTGGTCTAGCGGCGATTTCAACGAAATCGCCCGCCAAAACGTCGTCATGGCCGAGGCACTCTGCGAAGCCGTCGATCCACACCCCGGACAACGGGTCCTGGACGTGGCGTGTGGAAGCGGCACAGCGGCACTGGTCGCGGAGCGACGGTATTGTGACGTCACAGGCCTCGACTACGTGCCTGGATTGATTGAACGAGCGAAAACCCGGGCGCAGGCCAACGGACAAGAAATCGACTTCCAGATCGGTGATGCTCAGGCCATGCCCTTCCCCGACAACAGCTTCGACGCAGTGCTCTCGGTGTACGGGATACAGTTCGCGCCCAATCAGGAACAGGCGGCACGCGAACTACTTCGGGTGTGCAAACCGGGCGGCAAAATCGGTCTGGCAGGTCCGATTCCCGGCGGGTGGAGCGGCGACTGGTTCGCTGCACATGCGCGATACGTTCCTCCACCACCCAATGTCCCGTCGCCCCTTCGCTGGGGCACCAACGACGGGCTCGACGAGTTACTTAGCGCTCGCACTCGGTCGATCGAAAGCAATCGGCGGACTGTACTCCAGTACTATCGGTCGATCGACCACGCAGTAGATGTGTTCAGCACGTACTTCGGCCCGACGGTCCAGGCGCTCAAGATGCTTGATTCCGACGCGCAAGAGCGCCTCCGGACTGACCTCGGGGAGGTATTCGATCGATATAATCGTGCGACGGACGGGACGGCAATCGTCGAGAATCAGTACTTACAGACTGTTGTGATTCCCGTATAG
- a CDS encoding methyltransferase domain-containing protein — protein sequence MSKSLDVNKLEREVKTVYRNVAEAPTDEHHFEMGRALAERLGYRTSDLDRVPAEAIDSFAGVGYHFDLADLREGDDVLDLGSGSGMDAFVAALHVGDAGSVIGLDMTDEQLEKARRLRDEAGMENVSFEQGYIEDLPFADESFDVIVSNGVINLSAEKEHVFTEASRVLRPAGRLALSDIISETRMPESIKSNADLWAACIGGAEQVTDYTDMIETPGFDDVEVRENPQYEFISEQATNACQKYGVRSISLSARKNDQ from the coding sequence ATGTCGAAATCACTCGACGTCAATAAGCTAGAGCGAGAAGTCAAGACCGTCTACCGGAACGTCGCAGAGGCTCCGACCGACGAGCATCACTTCGAGATGGGACGCGCGCTGGCGGAGCGGCTCGGCTATCGAACTTCAGATCTCGACCGAGTGCCTGCAGAGGCCATCGACTCGTTCGCTGGCGTCGGATACCACTTCGACCTCGCCGATCTCCGAGAGGGAGATGACGTGCTTGACCTCGGTAGCGGCTCGGGCATGGATGCCTTCGTCGCGGCGCTTCACGTCGGCGACGCTGGGAGCGTGATCGGCCTCGACATGACCGACGAGCAACTGGAGAAAGCACGGCGGCTGCGCGACGAGGCCGGGATGGAGAACGTCTCGTTCGAACAGGGGTACATCGAAGACCTCCCGTTCGCAGACGAGTCGTTCGACGTCATCGTGTCCAACGGCGTCATCAATCTCTCTGCGGAGAAGGAGCACGTCTTCACGGAGGCGAGTCGCGTGCTTCGACCAGCGGGCCGGTTGGCACTCTCCGATATCATCAGCGAGACCCGGATGCCCGAGAGCATCAAGTCGAACGCGGACCTCTGGGCGGCGTGCATCGGTGGAGCCGAACAGGTCACCGACTATACCGACATGATCGAAACGCCTGGATTCGATGACGTTGAAGTCAGAGAGAATCCCCAGTACGAGTTCATCTCGGAGCAAGCGACGAACGCGTGCCAGAAGTACGGCGTGAGGAGCATCTCGCTGAGTGCTCGGAAGAACGACCAGTGA
- a CDS encoding OsmC family protein encodes MSVNNGVDVEQLGQAVETITEEPESGQFRFRAKTEWTDGLQCVTSIDDFDQAGERIHTREFHVEGDEPKQILGKRAAPNAVELLLAALGSCLSVGYAANAAAMGIELDDLRFELEGDVDLRGFLGISEDVRAGYNTVTCTAYIDADASDEELAELRERVEATSPLMDNITNAVPLETDVVSVRRGE; translated from the coding sequence ATGTCAGTCAACAATGGCGTAGACGTAGAACAGCTCGGCCAGGCGGTCGAAACAATCACGGAAGAACCGGAGAGCGGCCAATTCCGGTTCCGCGCGAAAACCGAATGGACCGACGGTCTGCAGTGTGTGACATCGATCGACGATTTCGATCAGGCCGGCGAACGGATTCACACCCGGGAGTTTCACGTCGAAGGCGACGAACCGAAGCAGATCCTCGGCAAGCGCGCGGCACCGAACGCGGTCGAGCTTCTGCTCGCCGCTCTCGGCTCGTGTCTGAGCGTCGGGTACGCGGCCAACGCCGCTGCCATGGGTATCGAACTCGACGACCTCCGGTTCGAACTGGAAGGAGACGTTGACCTTCGGGGATTCCTCGGTATCTCCGAGGACGTCCGCGCCGGGTACAACACGGTGACATGCACCGCATACATCGACGCGGACGCGTCGGACGAAGAACTCGCCGAGCTCAGGGAGCGAGTCGAGGCCACGTCGCCGTTGATGGACAACATCACGAATGCCGTCCCGCTCGAAACCGACGTGGTCTCCGTACGGAGGGGTGAGTAG
- a CDS encoding carboxymuconolactone decarboxylase family protein produces the protein MVSTQTRHEIEMSLGQVPSWMESLAEPASDHSWGIFRDLSFGETELSPREKALVGVGVAATTKCPYCVHFHKEEARLAEVTEDELEEVVTLAGSTQYFSTVLHGNEVNLDDFVTETTEIVEFLKEQDATAAGAD, from the coding sequence ATGGTATCAACCCAAACACGACACGAAATCGAAATGTCGCTCGGACAGGTTCCAAGTTGGATGGAGAGCCTTGCAGAGCCGGCCAGTGATCACAGCTGGGGCATCTTTCGAGATCTCTCGTTCGGAGAAACCGAGCTGTCCCCGCGGGAGAAAGCTCTCGTTGGTGTCGGTGTCGCAGCTACCACCAAGTGTCCCTACTGTGTGCATTTCCACAAAGAAGAGGCGCGACTGGCAGAGGTCACAGAAGATGAACTCGAAGAGGTGGTCACTCTAGCCGGATCTACTCAGTACTTCTCGACGGTCCTGCATGGGAACGAAGTAAATCTCGACGACTTCGTCACCGAAACGACGGAGATCGTCGAATTCCTCAAAGAGCAAGATGCTACGGCAGCAGGTGCCGATTGA
- a CDS encoding Cdc6/Cdc18 family protein, translating into MINDARVLQPEFIPQEIEHRNQETNVLSNALKPIMDGQPGETSLLLGPSGAGKTCIAQFTVERLRENVLDINTQYINCWQDYTRFRVLYRILEGIDQTVDIHRRSTPRDELLTRLQEYDGPHYVVILDEVDQLEDKSVLYDLYRTRKITMILIANREEDLFSMFDERLTSRLHGSVRVEFERYHLDELVVILAARARWGLSESAIGNQQLALIADAAAGDARIGISILRNAARLADQQSLDTISNEIVHEAVPDGREEIRRSTADKLREHQRVLYEILLDSGEMSPGDLYDEYCEHVDEPKTKRTVRNYLQKMEQYRLVVAQGEKRARTYRPRKEAS; encoded by the coding sequence ATGATCAACGATGCTCGCGTGCTGCAACCCGAGTTCATCCCTCAGGAGATCGAGCATCGCAATCAAGAGACGAACGTCCTCTCGAACGCGCTCAAACCAATCATGGACGGCCAACCGGGGGAAACTTCACTCCTGCTTGGTCCATCTGGTGCCGGAAAAACGTGCATCGCGCAGTTCACCGTCGAACGGCTCCGAGAGAACGTCCTCGACATCAACACCCAATACATCAACTGTTGGCAGGACTACACCCGATTTCGAGTCCTCTACCGTATCCTCGAAGGGATAGACCAGACGGTAGATATCCACCGGCGTTCCACACCACGGGACGAATTGCTAACTCGACTTCAGGAGTACGACGGTCCGCACTACGTCGTCATTCTCGACGAAGTCGACCAACTCGAAGACAAAAGCGTCCTCTACGACCTCTATCGCACGCGTAAGATTACGATGATACTCATCGCCAACCGCGAAGAGGACCTGTTCTCGATGTTCGACGAACGCTTGACGAGCCGCCTGCACGGGAGTGTCCGGGTTGAATTTGAGAGGTACCACCTTGACGAACTTGTCGTGATTCTGGCTGCGCGAGCACGCTGGGGACTATCGGAAAGCGCTATCGGAAATCAGCAACTCGCTCTCATCGCCGACGCGGCAGCCGGTGATGCGAGAATTGGGATTAGCATTCTCCGCAACGCTGCGCGCCTCGCAGATCAGCAATCTCTCGACACAATCTCGAACGAAATCGTCCATGAGGCCGTCCCCGACGGACGCGAGGAGATTCGGCGCTCGACCGCAGACAAATTACGTGAGCATCAGCGCGTCCTCTACGAGATTTTGCTCGATTCTGGCGAGATGAGTCCGGGCGATCTCTACGACGAATACTGCGAGCACGTCGACGAACCGAAGACGAAGCGAACCGTCCGCAACTACCTCCAGAAGATGGAGCAGTACCGACTCGTCGTCGCCCAAGGCGAGAAGCGTGCGCGGACCTACAGACCTCGGAAAGAAGCGTCCTGA
- a CDS encoding type B DNA-directed DNA polymerase, whose amino-acid sequence MPFKIDYLDGDVLEWSLTPGGAEFTRNASYEPTIYISAHGDGDLKEVSEVLRRHPKVTLAHLVEERVGFRHDPEPVLRVDVVDLDAVTDVAHQVRGWGKPGEYRCYNVDLSREFRYCLEEGVSPIPDGDLSVLDVSIPEPQLSSGQITTVELGDETVSGTQVDIIEAVSNHLSADDPDVLLLNTSEVIPKLYQQAERVGNHEFELGRLSGWQQLAGKSTYASYGKVGHSPARYNLPGRIIIDRSNTFMWNQTNLDGCLDLVERSGKPLQELAWSSIGNILTAIQIREARKRGVLVPWNSWRHEQFKTMRQLHEADRGGFTFAPKVGFHEDVYELDFSSLYPNIIVTRNVSPEKIRCECHAGREDVPGLGYCICDERGYLPDVLEPLIEDRDAIKAELQEIDDPEREKALEGRSNAIKWILVSCFGYQGFSNAKFGRIEGHEAINAFAREILLDSKQIFEQNGWEIVHGIVDSIWVRRVENEAQTPLDELAEQITREVGIRLEYEAAYDWIAFVPMRDSDAGALTKYFGKIADEDEYKYRGIECRQRSTPAFIEEAQKDLVRVLDEHREPERVCDRLKLWVERLRRGSVELENLLIDNRVSKNAGEYSQYTRNAAALERAEGHGLSRSPGESVSYVVVDDEKRSRDRVALAHEEPLEYDADFYETLLLRAAESVLSPLGWRQSAIENALAGSQDSKLSAFESWG is encoded by the coding sequence ATGCCGTTCAAAATCGACTATCTCGATGGTGACGTACTCGAGTGGTCACTGACGCCCGGCGGTGCGGAGTTCACTCGAAACGCGTCATACGAGCCAACGATATACATCTCGGCACACGGCGATGGCGATCTCAAGGAGGTCTCGGAGGTACTCCGTCGACACCCGAAGGTCACACTCGCGCACCTGGTGGAGGAGAGAGTCGGGTTCAGACACGACCCAGAACCGGTACTTCGTGTCGATGTTGTCGACTTGGATGCAGTTACTGATGTTGCACACCAAGTCAGGGGATGGGGAAAACCCGGTGAGTACCGGTGCTACAACGTCGATTTGAGCCGAGAGTTCAGATACTGTCTCGAGGAGGGCGTGTCGCCGATACCCGATGGCGATCTCTCAGTTCTCGATGTTTCTATCCCAGAGCCTCAACTCTCGAGTGGACAGATCACGACGGTCGAGCTAGGAGACGAGACGGTGAGCGGAACGCAGGTGGATATCATCGAGGCGGTGAGCAACCATCTCAGCGCTGACGACCCGGATGTCCTCCTGCTCAACACGAGTGAGGTAATCCCGAAATTGTACCAACAAGCCGAGCGGGTGGGGAATCATGAGTTTGAGTTAGGGCGTCTCTCCGGTTGGCAACAACTCGCGGGAAAGTCGACGTACGCGAGTTACGGGAAAGTTGGCCACTCGCCAGCGCGGTACAACCTCCCGGGTCGGATAATCATCGACCGGTCGAATACGTTCATGTGGAACCAGACGAACCTCGACGGCTGTCTCGACCTCGTCGAACGGTCGGGGAAACCGCTTCAGGAGTTAGCCTGGTCTTCTATTGGGAACATCCTTACAGCGATTCAGATTCGAGAGGCGCGGAAACGAGGTGTGTTGGTTCCGTGGAACTCCTGGCGGCACGAGCAGTTCAAGACGATGCGCCAGCTGCACGAGGCAGATCGCGGCGGATTTACATTCGCACCGAAGGTGGGTTTCCACGAGGACGTCTACGAACTCGACTTCTCGTCGTTGTACCCGAACATCATCGTCACTCGCAACGTGAGTCCCGAGAAGATTCGCTGTGAGTGTCACGCTGGTCGAGAGGACGTACCGGGACTGGGTTACTGTATCTGCGACGAGCGAGGGTACCTCCCGGACGTCCTTGAACCGCTCATCGAAGACCGCGACGCTATCAAAGCCGAGCTTCAAGAGATAGACGACCCAGAGCGAGAGAAAGCGTTAGAGGGTCGATCGAACGCGATCAAGTGGATTCTCGTCTCTTGCTTCGGGTATCAGGGATTTTCGAACGCGAAGTTCGGGCGTATCGAGGGCCACGAGGCGATCAACGCGTTCGCTCGAGAGATTCTCCTCGACTCGAAGCAGATATTCGAGCAGAACGGATGGGAAATCGTCCACGGGATCGTCGACAGTATCTGGGTCCGGCGGGTTGAGAACGAGGCGCAGACCCCGCTCGACGAACTCGCCGAGCAAATCACTCGCGAGGTAGGGATACGATTGGAATACGAGGCAGCATACGATTGGATTGCATTCGTCCCGATGCGCGATAGCGACGCTGGCGCGTTGACGAAATATTTCGGAAAGATCGCCGACGAGGACGAGTACAAGTATCGGGGTATTGAGTGCCGACAGCGTAGTACGCCGGCGTTCATCGAAGAAGCGCAGAAGGATTTGGTTCGAGTCCTTGACGAGCATCGAGAACCAGAACGCGTCTGCGACCGACTGAAACTGTGGGTTGAGCGCCTTCGGCGTGGCAGTGTTGAGCTGGAAAATCTTCTGATTGACAATCGAGTCTCAAAGAACGCCGGCGAGTATTCGCAGTACACACGGAACGCGGCAGCACTCGAACGGGCCGAAGGACACGGCCTCAGTCGAAGTCCAGGTGAGAGCGTTTCCTACGTCGTCGTCGACGACGAGAAACGGTCGAGAGACCGGGTGGCGTTGGCACATGAGGAACCCTTGGAGTACGATGCCGACTTCTACGAGACGCTACTCCTCCGTGCGGCGGAGAGCGTCCTCTCGCCGCTCGGCTGGCGTCAGTCCGCTATCGAGAACGCGCTCGCAGGCTCGCAGGATTCGAAGCTCTCGGCGTTCGAGAGCTGGGGATAG